The region TTATGCAAGAGGTTATTGGCATGGGCATACGGACATACTGCCATGCAACGGCCACAATCGGTACCGGCGGTTTGCCAATAAGTAAAGCAGCTTTCAGAGTTTATTTTCCACCTCAAAATACCATCATTCATTTTGCGCTCATCAAATGATATAGCCTGACCTGGACATACTGCTGCACATTTTTTACAATAAGTACAAAACTCATTCATGCTGTAAGCAATTGATGCAGGCTTACTCAATACGAGAGGCGCATTAGTGGTAACCACGGCAATACGTACCCTGGGGCCTTGCCCGGGAGTCATTAATAAACCCATTCGGCCTATTTCGCCCAATGCTGCATCGCGGGCAACGAGCGGGCATATTAATTCATAATTACCGTCGATATGGGCTTTAGCATCATAACCCATCTCGCGCAGGAATGTAGCAAGTTGCACAGCCGGAACTCCTGATTTGAGGTACTTTTCGGCCGATTCCATCACCGCCGAACCTTTAGGTGCTGCATTAATCATGGATTCATCCATTTCCACTGTGAGGGCTACTCCATATTTGTGTTGAGGTGTGATAGCCTGATTGTAGGCACTGCCGCGACCTTTTGTATGGTAATAATGATAGGGCTGCATTTCAGCAACTCCTATATCTGCAATGCCTTGTTTGAGCATCCACTTTTTTATAAAGTGAGTTAAATCTTTAGCTGATAATTTTTGTTGAATCTTTTTGACAGGTCCGTCAATAAAGGGTCCCAGTTTGCCTATGGTTTCAAAAGAAGCTTCTGCTGCTGCAAAACTAACAGGGTGGTAAAACAAGGAATCAGAGTTCAATAAGCCCGGTTTTTGTCTCCATTTTTTATCGGGATCATGATGTTCAGGGTGGGTTGTATAATAATCTTGATACCTTTTACTTCCAGGCTCCAGTTCCCGTCTTGAGAACATGGTCTCTCGTTCGTCATGCTGCATCGCTGGCTTTACAGGAGCAAATTTCTTTTGTTTAGGATTATAAAGAAATGCCAGTAGTACTAATGAAGTTATTATTATGATGGAAACAGGATAAACTGAACCGGCCACAGCAGGAATAAATGCCGGCAACAAAAAAGGAATGGGCAGGCTGAGTGCAAATATCAAACTCCAGATAGACGCTTTTGTTTCTTTTTCATATGCAGAAATTATCATGGCTGTTATTGAGATAACAAAAACAACTATAGCAATAATGAGGTTTACAAGGGTGGTTAAATACATATTAGGGCGCAGAATTATATTGCTGGTAATTGCATTAGCAAAGATAATTTTTTTGTTGTTTAAACAAAAAGGGCTTATTAAACATTAATTATACTATAAGTAAGGGGCTTTTAGTATGTATGTTTTGAATTGTCCCTTAAAAGTTTTAATATGCAATAAAATAATACTATGGCGTTAAATCAACCAGCAATTGAAATTTTGGGTTTACAAATTAATGAACCTGTTACTGTAGCCACAGACCTATTGGTAGCCGGTGTTTGTTTATATGCTTTTATTAAATTATTGCAGTTACCCTACCGTAGCAAACTAAAAACCTATCTTTTATGGTATTTTATGCTCATGGCTATTGCAACAACAATTGGAGGGTTGATAGGCCACGCTTTTTTGTGGTACTTTACAGCTAGTTGGGAGAACCCCGACTGGGTAAATAACATTATAGAACAAATTGCCTTTTTGGAATCACATGAACCAGCTTACGCATGGAAGCTGCCCGGGTGGATTGTAAGTATGTTATCCATTATGTTTGTTGAACGTGCAGCAATCGAACAGGTCCGTCCAATTGTGAAACGGGGGGTTGGCAGCACATTCAAAATTGTTAACCTTGTTGAGCTCTTCCTTTTTATGGCCATTACCCTGGCTACGCTTAATTTTCGTTATGTGGAAATTCACTCAGGTTATGGATTAATGTTCGTAGTGCTTAGCTTGCAAGGTTATGCCTACATCAGAACCAAAGACGAAGGTAGTAAGCTTTTTCTGTATGGTGTTGCAGTAGCTGCAGTGGCTGCCCTGTTTTATATGAATGAAGTTGGAATCAGCAAATGGTTCAATCATTTCGATATCAGTCATACTTTAATGGCTGTTAGTGCCTATATATTTTACAGGGGTGCAGTAAAAATGTTAGAGAAAAATCACAATAGGCTGCTATTCAGTTAATCTAGTGTAATCTCAAGCATCATCTGACGGGCCAGGTATTGATCTTTTCATTTTTATCGGCGTTAAAAAATGTTTACAGAACGTTGCTATGCGCACATTTTTTACCTTGCTAAAAACGAAAATCTCTTCTACTTATCCGAAACATTAAACTTGACATGACACTAGTAATATTCGTATTCGTAGTTTATTATCTGTTCTGGTTTGTTAATTTCCATGTTCCAGTAAATGTCTTGTTTAAGTAACCCATTGGGGTAATAATCGTAAGTGATTTTTTCAACTATTTCACCATTGTCGTTTTTTCGGATCATTGATTTTTTCTGACCCTTCTCATTGTAGGTGTGGGCAACTTTATTACGTAATTTTCCCTGTGGTCCGTAATTTTTAACGGTGAGCGAATCATTTTTGTGCTTTTTTATAATAAGTTTGTTTGATCCGGCGTCTTTTTCAGGGTCAATTTTTTCTGTATAGCAAATGTTACCACTCTTATCGTACCTGATTACTTTAATAATTTCACCGTTTTTATTGAAAAAATAAGACTGTATGAGTCTGCCTTTATCATCAGGTTCATAAAAAGCCAAATCATGTGCATACTGCATCATTTTTTTCACATGGTACTTTTTATACAAATTATCGGTTTTTTTCTGGGCATTTTGTATTGTATCCTGTTCTGAAGGTTGGCATGCTGAAAATAAAACTATGGCAGCCAAAATAAAAATGAGTCGCATATCCCTGTTTTTGAGGCTAAAGTAAGTCAAAATAACATGCTTTGCAAAAAATATTCGCTCAACCACTATATTCTGAGCAATGGGCATTTCATTAGTTGACTTAGGGATAATTTTCAGGGCTATGTATAATCAACCGGATAAGTATTTCTTTGGTCTGTTGTGATTACGCTCGTTGTTTTACTGACTAAGTAGTCGTGTGAGGTATGTTGTAGAATCAATGTTCATTAATTCGACATTATGGTAATAAAATTCTATGATTTCTTCGTATGATTTTCCCATGCGTGCCATTTGCATGGCTCCCTCTTGTGAGAGACCCACTCCGTGCCCGTATCCCCTTCCTTTTACGATGAGTTTATCGTTTTCCGGGTAAATGGAAAAGAATGTAGACCTGAGTTTAAACTTATTTCGCACGTGTTTTAAGGGTACAAGTTGCCCTGCTACTGTCATGTTTCGTACACGAACCGATTGGTTGAAACTGAAAATTGTATTTGGATCATATTTATCAGGTAGTTGAATGCCAATATGCTCCATGAAGTCTACCCAGTCAGATAGCAAAATGGTATCGGTCCAGTGTGAGTTATGCTGATCGGCCCAATAGGGATCTTTTTTACCCCTGAGGTAGGGCATAGCAGCACTCCATACATCCTCAGAATTAATTGTAAAACCGCCACTGTTTGAATGAAATGCGGCCGTAATGAGTTGCCTGTTTTCATCTGTAATGACTAAGCCTTTTGTAGTGGATACCGCACTGTGGATGGTTTTATTTCGGGTTTGTATGCCTTTATATACCTGGCAATGCACATCGTCACACAGGTTGAAATTTTCGTTTTCGTGTCTGTCGATATGATTCAGGGCATAAGTGCGGCTAATGATGGCCTGCGATTTATAGTACTCATGTTTGGCCCTTGTACCACTTTCTGCTTCTACTACCGAGGCCACGTATTTTTCAAAAGCAACCTGGTTTATAATTGTAAGCTTATCTTCAGGATGAATGGCAATTTCTAATTTACCCTCGTAACGCCGTTTTTTAAGTGCTGGAAAGGCGGGCTCGAGACTATACATGCTGTTTTCGCGTTTGGGGCTTATGGCTATTTTCTGTGATAACCCCATATGCTTTTCAATACCCCACACACTAATTTGATCTCCAACCAGGGTGATGTAAATGACATCGTTTCCTCTGATTTTTTCTTTAAATCCCTTATCGTTTTCCAGGTAATAAGCACCTTTTAAAGGTTTAAATACGAGTGTTTTTACATCAAATTTGTGGTAAAGCCCTATGCGAATGTCCTGGCTTTTTAAATTTTGAAAAATAGATATAATAATTATGAAAAATATAAATTTTCTGATCATTTCAGATCTTCTTTTAAGCGTTTAACCATTGACTCTGCAGCTCTTGCTGATGCGCCGGTATTTCCCATTTTTGTGTATAGTTCCTGGTATTGATTTAATAAATTGGCTCGTTTCTCTCCATTGGGTAATATGGCCTTTAACTCTTTTTTGAGCTTCGCAAATGTAAAATCTTTTTGAAGCAACTCTTTAATAATCTCTTTTTGCATGATGAGGTTTACCAGCGTTGCCCATTTAACTTTGATCACTAACCTACCTACCGCATGAGCAAGAATGCCACCCCCAACCTTGTAAACTGCAACCTGTGGAGTACCGATCAGGGCTGTTTCCAGTGCTGCCGTTCCTGATGCCACAATGCATGCATCGGCATGTTTCACCATTTGATAAGTGTCGTTGTGTATGAGGTTGTTGTTTTTGTCATCATCCATGAATTGCGCATAGTAATCTTCGCTGATACCCGGAGCTGCTGAAATTAAAAATTGATATTCAGGGAAATGTGACTTTAAGCGCAGCATCATTGGAAGTAAACCTTTAATCTCCTGCCTTCTGCTTCCGGGTAATAAACCAATTATTGGTTTGTGTGGTAAATCGTGTCTTTTCAGAAAATCGTCCAGTAACTCACCACGGTTAAGTTGCGCATCAATGGCATCTAGTAAAGGATTGCCCACATATTCAATCGGGTAGTTGTATGATTTGTAAAAATCGACTTCAAAAGGTAGAATACTATATAACCGGTCCACATATTTTTTAATGGCTTTAATGCGATAAGTTTTCCATGCCCAGATTTTTGGAGCGATATAGTAAAAAGTTCTGTATCCGTTTTTCTTGGCGTATTTGGCTATGCGTAAGTTAAATCCGGGGTAGTCAATGAATATTACAACATCGGGGTTATAATCAGCAATATCCTGTTTGCATAGCTTTAAATTCTTACGGATTTTCCCCAGGCTTTTAATCACACTTGCATACCCCATTACAGCTGTTTCTTTGTAATGCTTCACCAGGTCGGCGCCATTTTCCTGCATTTTATCACCACCCCAGGCCCTTACCTGAGCCTCTGGGTCATTTGCACGAATACCTTTTATAAGATTTGCTCCGTGTAGGTCACCAGATGCTTCGCCTGCTATTATGTAGTATTTCATA is a window of Salinivirga cyanobacteriivorans DNA encoding:
- a CDS encoding 4Fe-4S dicluster domain-containing protein codes for the protein MYLTTLVNLIIAIVVFVISITAMIISAYEKETKASIWSLIFALSLPIPFLLPAFIPAVAGSVYPVSIIIITSLVLLAFLYNPKQKKFAPVKPAMQHDERETMFSRRELEPGSKRYQDYYTTHPEHHDPDKKWRQKPGLLNSDSLFYHPVSFAAAEASFETIGKLGPFIDGPVKKIQQKLSAKDLTHFIKKWMLKQGIADIGVAEMQPYHYYHTKGRGSAYNQAITPQHKYGVALTVEMDESMINAAPKGSAVMESAEKYLKSGVPAVQLATFLREMGYDAKAHIDGNYELICPLVARDAALGEIGRMGLLMTPGQGPRVRIAVVTTNAPLVLSKPASIAYSMNEFCTYCKKCAAVCPGQAISFDERKMNDGILRWKINSESCFTYWQTAGTDCGRCMAVCPYAHANNLLHNAVRSGIRYSKLFRRVAVILDDLFYGKRPVSKSMPNWIPQAKS
- a CDS encoding DUF6962 family protein, with the protein product MALNQPAIEILGLQINEPVTVATDLLVAGVCLYAFIKLLQLPYRSKLKTYLLWYFMLMAIATTIGGLIGHAFLWYFTASWENPDWVNNIIEQIAFLESHEPAYAWKLPGWIVSMLSIMFVERAAIEQVRPIVKRGVGSTFKIVNLVELFLFMAITLATLNFRYVEIHSGYGLMFVVLSLQGYAYIRTKDEGSKLFLYGVAVAAVAALFYMNEVGISKWFNHFDISHTLMAVSAYIFYRGAVKMLEKNHNRLLFS
- a CDS encoding SpoIID/LytB domain-containing protein; translated protein: MIRKFIFFIIIISIFQNLKSQDIRIGLYHKFDVKTLVFKPLKGAYYLENDKGFKEKIRGNDVIYITLVGDQISVWGIEKHMGLSQKIAISPKRENSMYSLEPAFPALKKRRYEGKLEIAIHPEDKLTIINQVAFEKYVASVVEAESGTRAKHEYYKSQAIISRTYALNHIDRHENENFNLCDDVHCQVYKGIQTRNKTIHSAVSTTKGLVITDENRQLITAAFHSNSGGFTINSEDVWSAAMPYLRGKKDPYWADQHNSHWTDTILLSDWVDFMEHIGIQLPDKYDPNTIFSFNQSVRVRNMTVAGQLVPLKHVRNKFKLRSTFFSIYPENDKLIVKGRGYGHGVGLSQEGAMQMARMGKSYEEIIEFYYHNVELMNIDSTTYLTRLLSQ
- the lpxB gene encoding lipid-A-disaccharide synthase is translated as MKYYIIAGEASGDLHGANLIKGIRANDPEAQVRAWGGDKMQENGADLVKHYKETAVMGYASVIKSLGKIRKNLKLCKQDIADYNPDVVIFIDYPGFNLRIAKYAKKNGYRTFYYIAPKIWAWKTYRIKAIKKYVDRLYSILPFEVDFYKSYNYPIEYVGNPLLDAIDAQLNRGELLDDFLKRHDLPHKPIIGLLPGSRRQEIKGLLPMMLRLKSHFPEYQFLISAAPGISEDYYAQFMDDDKNNNLIHNDTYQMVKHADACIVASGTAALETALIGTPQVAVYKVGGGILAHAVGRLVIKVKWATLVNLIMQKEIIKELLQKDFTFAKLKKELKAILPNGEKRANLLNQYQELYTKMGNTGASARAAESMVKRLKEDLK